A portion of the Oncorhynchus gorbuscha isolate QuinsamMale2020 ecotype Even-year linkage group LG19, OgorEven_v1.0, whole genome shotgun sequence genome contains these proteins:
- the LOC124005536 gene encoding cullin-5-like yields the protein MATSNLLKNKGSLQFEDKWDLMRPIVLKLLRQEAVTKQQWFDLFSDVHAVCLWDDKGPAKIHQALKEDILDFIKQAQNRVLSHQDDTALLKAYIVEWRKFFTQCDILPKPFCQLEITLMGKQGSNKKSNVEDSIVRKLMLDTWNESIFSNIKSRLQDSAMKLVHAERLGEAFDSQLVIGVRESYVNLCSNPEDKLQIYRDNFEKAYLDSTERFYRTQAPSYLQQNGVQNYMKYADTKLREEEKRAVRYLETRRECNSVQALMECCVNALVTSFKETILAECPGMIKRNETDKLHLMFSLMDKVPSGIEPMLKDLEDHIMNAGLADMVAAAETITSDSEKYVEQLLMLFNRFSKLVKEAFQDDPRFLTARDKAYKAVVNDATIFKLELPLKQKGVGLKTQPESKCPELLANYCDMLLRKTTLSKKLTSEEIELKLKEVLLVLKYVQNKDVFMRYHKAHLTRRLILDISADSEIEENMVEWLREVGMPADYVNKLARMFQDIKVSDDLNQVFKEMHKHNKLALPADSVNIKILNAGAWSRSSEKVFVSLPTELEDLIPEVEDFYKRNHSGRKLHWHHLMSNGIITFKNEMGHYDLEVTTFQLAVLFAWNQRPRERISFENLKLATELPDAELRRTLWSLVAFPKLKRQVLSYEPSVSSPKDFTDSTLFFINQDFSLIKNSKVQKRGKINLIGRLQLTTERMREEENEGIVQLRILRTQEAIIQIMKMRKRISNAQLQTELVEILKNMFLPQKKMIKEQIEWLIEHKYIKRDETDINTFIYMA from the exons ATGGCGACGTCGAATTTGTTAAAG AATAAAGGCTCCTTGCAGTTTGAGGACAAGTGGGACCTGATGAGGCCCATCGTTCTCAAGCTACTGAGACAGGAGGCTGTCACCAAGCAGCAGTGGTTTGACCTCTTCTc AGACGTCCATGCTGTGTGTCTATGGGATGATAAGGGCCCAGCTAAGATCCACCAGGCGCTCAAAGAAGACATCCTAGACTTCATCAAACAAGCTCAGAAT CGTGTGTTGAGTCATCAGGATGACACAGCGTTACTGAAGGCCTACATTGTGGAGTGGCGAAAGTTCTTCACACAGTGTGACATCCTGCCCAAACCGTTCTGTCAGCTGGAGATCACACTGATGGGGAAGCAGGGCAGCAACAAGAAGTCTAACGTTGAGGACAGCATCGTACGCAAG TTGATGTTGGACACATGGAACGAGTCGATCTTCTCCAACATAAAAAGCCGTCTTCAGGACAGTGCTATGAAGCTGGTTCACGctgagaggctgggagaggctttTGACTCCCAGCTGGTTATAGGAGTACGAGAATCATATG tcaacCTGTGCTCTAACCCTGAAGACAAGCTCCAGATCTACAGAGATAACTTTGAGAAGGCCTACCTGGACTCAACTGAGAGGTTTTACAGAACACAGGCCCCATCATACCTACAGCAGAATGGAGTCCAGAACTACATGAAATAT GCAGACACAAAGctaagggaagaggagaagagggcagTTCGATACCTCGAGACTCGTCGTGAATGTAACTCTGTCCAAGCA CTGATGGAATGTTGTGTGAACGCTCTGGTGACGTCGTTTAAAGAAACCATCCTGGCCGAATGTCCCGGCATGATTAAACGCAAcgagacagaca AGCTCCACCTGATGTTTTCCCTGATGGATAAGGTTCCTAGTGGGATAGAGCCCATGCTGAAAGATCTGGAGGATCACATCATGAACGCTGGGCTGGCTGATATGGTGGCTGCTGCAGAGACTATCACttct GACTCTGAGAAGTACGTGGAGCAGCTGCTGATGTTGTTTAACCGTTTCAGTAAACTGGTGAAGGAGGCTTTTCAGGACGACCCTCGATTCCTCACTGCCAgagacaag gcCTACAAAGCTGTAGTGAACGATGCCACCATCTTTAAACTGGAGCTGCCCCTCAAACAGAAAGG GGTAGGTCTGAAAACCCAGCCAGAGTCGAAGTGTCCAGAGCTGCTAGCTAACTACTGTGACATGCTGCTGAGGAAAACCACCCTGAGCAAGAAACTCACCTCAGAGGAGATAGAACTCAAACTCAAAGAAGTG ttgCTGGTGTTGAAGTATGTTCAGAATAAGGATGTGTTTATGAGGTACCATAAAGCCCACCTGACCAGAAGACTGATCCTGGACATCTCAGCTGACAGCGAGATAGAAGAGAACATGGTGGAGTGGCTCAGG GAGGTGGGGATGCCTGCAGACTATGTGAATAAGCTGGCCAGGATGTTCCAGGACATTAAAGTATCGGATGATCTCAACCAGGTCTTCAAGGAGATGCACAAACACAACAAGCTGGCTCTACCAG ctgacaGTGTGAATATAAAGATCCTGAATGCGGGGGCGTGGTCGAGGAGCAGTGAGAAGGTGTTTGTATCTCTGCCTACTGAGCTGGAGGATCTGATCCCAGAGGTAGAAGACTTCTACAAGAGGAACCACAGCGGGAGGAAACTACACTGGCACCACCTCATGTCCAATGGCATT ATCACCTTCAAGAATGAAATGGGTCATTATGACCTTGAGGTCACGACCTTTCAGCTGGCTGTCCTATTCGCCTGGAACCAGCGGCCGCGGGAGCGAATCAGCTTTGAGAACCTTAAATTGGCTACCGAGCTGCCTGATGCTGAGCTACGACGCACACtctgg tctctgGTAGCATTCCCTAAGCTGAAGAGACAGGTTTTGTCCTATGAGCCTTCAGTCTCCTCCCCTAAAGACTTCACTGACAGCACCCTGTTCTTCATCAACCAGGACTTTTCTCTCAT TAAAAACTCCAAGGTCCAGAAAAGAGGCAAGATTAATCTGATTGGTCGATTGCAGCTGACCACGGAgcgaatgagagaggaggagaacgagGGCATTGTCCAGCTGAGAATATTAAGAACCCAG GAGGCCATCATCCAGATTatgaagatgaggaagaggatcAGTAACGCCCAGCTACAGACAGAGCTGGTAGAGATCCTTAAGAACATGTTCCTGCCCCAGAAAAAGATGATCAAGGAACAGATCGAGTGGCTCATCGAACACAAATACATCAAACGGGACGAGACTGACATCAACACCTTTATCTACATGGCATAG
- the dcun1d5 gene encoding DCN1-like protein 5 isoform X1: MIYSHKKKYNSWNSRIVHSVRTGWGGRSTDNITYAGQISQLVNPCGDSAMPVKKKRKSSGSDDPGLRKCKITCFCRPQAPGRLISTEDQFSNKKCLAWFYEYTGPDEVLGPEGMEKFCEDIGVEPENIIMLVLAWKLEAPNMGFFTKEEWLKGMTLLQCDCIERLQGKLDYLRNQLNDTIIFKNIYRYAFDFARDKDQRSLDMDTAKSMLALLLGRTWPLFPVFNQFLEQSKYKVMNKDQWYNVLEFSRTVSTDLSNYDEDGAWPVLLDEFVECQKARLAAL; the protein is encoded by the exons ATGATCTACTCGCATAAAAAGAAATACAACTCTTGGAATTCAAG GATAGTACACAGTGTTCGGACTGGCTGGGGAGGCAGATCTACAGACAATATCACATACGCTGGACAGATTT CCCAGCTAGTTAACCCGTGTGGTGACTCCGCGATGCCtgtgaagaagaagaggaagtcTTCAGGGTCAGATGACCCGGGACTCAGGAAGTGTAAAATCACCTG TTTCTGCAGACCCCAGGCTCCAGGCCGGTTGATCAGCACAGAGGACCAGTTCTCCAATAAGAAATGTCTGGCCTGGTTCTACGAGTACacag gtccAGATGAGGTGTTGGGTCCAGAGGGGATGGAGAAGTTCTGTGAAGACATTGGTGTGGAACCAGAAAAC ataatcatgttagttttagcCTGGAAACTAGAAGCACCAAATATGGGATTTTTCACTAAGGAGGAGTGGCTTAAGGGAATGACTTTACTACA GTGTGACTGCATAGAGAGGTTACAGGGGAAACTGGACTACCTGCGCAATCAGCTCAACGACACAATCATCTTTAAAAACATCTACAGATACGCCTTCGACTTTGCCAGA GATAAGGACCAGAGGAGTCTGGACATGGACACAGCTAAGTCCATGCTAGCGTTGCTACTGGGGAGAACATGGCCACTGTTCCCTGTCTTCAACCAGTTTCTGGAG CAGTCCAAGTACAAGGTGATGAATAAGGACCAGTGGTATAACGTCTTAGAGTTTAGTCGTACAGTCAGCACAGACCTCAGTAACTATGACGAGGATGGAGCCT ggCCAGTGTTATTGGATGAGTTTGTGGAGTGCCAGAAAGCTCGTCTGGCAGCACTATAG
- the dcun1d5 gene encoding DCN1-like protein 5 isoform X2, translating to MPVKKKRKSSGSDDPGLRKCKITCFCRPQAPGRLISTEDQFSNKKCLAWFYEYTGPDEVLGPEGMEKFCEDIGVEPENIIMLVLAWKLEAPNMGFFTKEEWLKGMTLLQCDCIERLQGKLDYLRNQLNDTIIFKNIYRYAFDFARDKDQRSLDMDTAKSMLALLLGRTWPLFPVFNQFLEQSKYKVMNKDQWYNVLEFSRTVSTDLSNYDEDGAWPVLLDEFVECQKARLAAL from the exons ATGCCtgtgaagaagaagaggaagtcTTCAGGGTCAGATGACCCGGGACTCAGGAAGTGTAAAATCACCTG TTTCTGCAGACCCCAGGCTCCAGGCCGGTTGATCAGCACAGAGGACCAGTTCTCCAATAAGAAATGTCTGGCCTGGTTCTACGAGTACacag gtccAGATGAGGTGTTGGGTCCAGAGGGGATGGAGAAGTTCTGTGAAGACATTGGTGTGGAACCAGAAAAC ataatcatgttagttttagcCTGGAAACTAGAAGCACCAAATATGGGATTTTTCACTAAGGAGGAGTGGCTTAAGGGAATGACTTTACTACA GTGTGACTGCATAGAGAGGTTACAGGGGAAACTGGACTACCTGCGCAATCAGCTCAACGACACAATCATCTTTAAAAACATCTACAGATACGCCTTCGACTTTGCCAGA GATAAGGACCAGAGGAGTCTGGACATGGACACAGCTAAGTCCATGCTAGCGTTGCTACTGGGGAGAACATGGCCACTGTTCCCTGTCTTCAACCAGTTTCTGGAG CAGTCCAAGTACAAGGTGATGAATAAGGACCAGTGGTATAACGTCTTAGAGTTTAGTCGTACAGTCAGCACAGACCTCAGTAACTATGACGAGGATGGAGCCT ggCCAGTGTTATTGGATGAGTTTGTGGAGTGCCAGAAAGCTCGTCTGGCAGCACTATAG